One Haemorhous mexicanus isolate bHaeMex1 chromosome 19, bHaeMex1.pri, whole genome shotgun sequence genomic window carries:
- the FOXN4 gene encoding forkhead box protein N4: MIESDIPSIMSGIIRNSGQNHHPSQEYRLLASDPSQLSEDELPGDLQSLSWLTSVDVPRLQQMASGRMDFSLGAQSAMLQQTGAVGNAMHSTPGAMIHVQASLPQGILGLNSISTHGANMSPYAVGGQLSPGLQTQQQLFPPPPPPPHPPPPHSQQVFALAQNPQQCNPAAIYNTSYGTQPHYSQPRLAPHSAQELHPKHYPKPIYSYSCLIAMALKNSKTGSLPVSEIYSFMKEHFPYFKTAPDGWKNSVRHNLSLNKCFEKVENKLSGTSRKGCLWALNPAKIDKMEEEMQKWKRKDLAAIHRSMANPEELDKLITDRPESCRRPHKQAEPEGPPLGQISVSQLQPQPIMTLSLQSLPLHHQLQTQARLAPNSPAPAQTPPLHTLPDMSHSPLPQHAMGRAPDFPNVAVDMSTEVDALDPSIMDFALQGNIWEEMKDDSFSLDTLGAFSNSPLHLSDCELGTPGLTPVSSGSDRSFSDLQVTGLYTTYTTLDNVAAAQYMNPQGNKPIPLL, encoded by the exons ATGATAGAGAGCGATATCCCGTCCATAATGTCAGGAATCATTAGGAATTCAGGGCAAAACCACCACCCCTCGCAGGAGTACAG GCTCCTGGCCTCAGACCCATCCCAGCTGAGTGAGGATGAGCTCCCAGGGGATTTGcagtccctgtcctggctgACATCCGTGGATGTGCCTCGGCTCCAGCAGATGGCCAGTGGGAGAATGGATTTCAGCCTGGGGGCCCAGAGTGCCATGCTCCAGCAGACAG GTGCTGTGGGGAACGCGATGCACTCGACGCCCGGAGCGATGATCCACGTCCAGGCCAGCCTCCCCCAGGGAATCCTGGGCCTCAATTCCATTTCAACACATGGAGCCAAT ATGAGCCCCTACGCCGTGGGTGGGCAGCTGTCCCCTGGTTTGCAAACCCAGCAacagctcttccctcctcctcctcctcctcctcatcctcctcctcctcactcccAGCAGGTGTTTGCCCTGGCCCAGAACCCCCAGCAG TGTAACCCAGCAGCAATCTACAACACATCCTATGGGACACAGCCACACTATTCCCAGCCACGCCTGGCTCCCCACTCTGCCCAGGAACTGCACCCAAAGCATTATCCCAAGCCCATCTATTCCTACAG CTGTTTGATTGCCATGGCGCTGAAGAACAGCAAGACCGGGAGCCTGCCCGTGAGTGAGATCTACAGCTTCATGAAGGAGCACTTCCCCTACTTCAAG ACTGCCCCTGATGGGTGGAAGAATTCCGTGCGCCACAACCTGTCCCTGAACAAGTGCTTTGAGAAGGTGGAGAACAAACTGAGCGGGACCTCCCGCAAGGGCTGCCTGTGGGCCCTCAACCCCGCCAAGATCGACAAGATGGAGGAGGAGATGCAGAAGTGGAAGAGGAAGGATTTGGCTGCTATTCACAGGAGCATGGCTAACCCAG aggagctggacaAGCTGATCACTGACAGACCCGAGAGCTGCAGGCGGCCCCACAAGCAGGCAGAGCCCGAGGGGCCCCCCCTGGGCCAGATCTCCgtgtcccagctccagccccagcccatcaTGACGCTGTCCCTGCAGTCCCTCCCGCTGCACCACCAGCTCCAGACCCAGGCTCGCCTCGCTCCCAACTCGCCAGCACCTGCACAAACTCCTCCTCTGCACACCCTGCCTGACATGAgccacagccccctgccccagcacgcCATGGGACGCGCCCCGGACTTCCCGAACGTGGCGGTGGACATGAGCACGGAGGTGGATGCTCTGGATCCCAGCATCATGGATTTCGCACTGCAAG GGAACATTTGGGAGGAGATGAAAGACGACAGCTTCAGCCTGGACACCCTGGGTGCCTTCAGCAACTCCCCCCTGCATCTCTCCGACTGCGAGCTGGGCACGCCCGGCCTCACGCCCGTGTCCAGCGGCAGCGACCGCTCCTTCTCCGACCTGCAGGTCACTGGCCTTTACACCACCTACACCACCCTGGACAATGTGGCAGCTGCTCAGTACATGAACCCCCAAGGCAACAAAcccatccctctgctctga